From Pagrus major chromosome 18, Pma_NU_1.0, a single genomic window includes:
- the LOC141013588 gene encoding coiled-coil domain-containing protein 42 homolog: MNSRNVHEKQWSLAEDYSAAYSELQKKDLELNMLMAKKEEKKQVLETLQKRREELNKKAEELCFEIFVKHEEICRVTEEAEEEERKKGLQKDAEIKRLKEEYVELMGRNQELRCQVQNHRVYRDIMERAAKISKFDSTERLTGHLESLLVLREKLYRRDKKAVEQATQQRTALWTLEDRHHSLQLQKNNQLSQLDKELKNTLSETQTWESKWIHIVKTAAKENLLWGQMKMATLNLYDMTNAGVKEEEAVDVNDTETQLDKYSINCDFRCRSMSD; this comes from the exons ATGAACTCCAGGAATGTCCATGAGAAGCAGTGGTCGCTCGCGGAGGACTACAGTGCAGCCTACTCTGAACTCCAGAAGAAAGACCTCGAGCTGAACATGCTTATggcaaagaaagaggagaaaaaacag GTGTTGGAGACTTTGCAAAAGCGCAGAGAAGAGCTGAACAAGAAAGCTGAGGAGTTATGCTTTGAGATTTTTGTCAAG CATGAAGAAATTTGCCGAGTTActgaggaagcagaggaggaggagaggaaaaagggcCTTCAAAAGGACGCAGAGATTAAGAGGCTGAAGGAGGAGTACGTTGAGCTGATGGGGAGGAACCAGGAGCTACGGTGTCAGGTGCAGAATCACAGAGTGTATCGCGACATCATGGAGCGGGCAGCCAAGATTAGTAAG TTTGACAGCACGGAGAGGCTCACAGGTCATTTGGAGAGTCTTCTCGTCCTCAGAGAGAAACTCTATCGGAGGGACAAGAAGGCAGTAGAGCAGGCCACCCAGCAGAGAACGGCCCTTTGGACTCTGGAGGACCGGCATCACTCGCTGCAGCTGCAGAAGAACAACCAGCTGTCCCAGCTCGACAAGGAGCTAAAGAATACGCTCTCTGAAACTCAAACATGG GAAAGTAAGTGGATCCATAttgtgaaaacagcagcaaaggaaAACCTCCTCTGGGGACAGATGAAGATGGCGACCCTCAACCTCTATGATATGACAAATGCTGGcgttaaagaagaagaagctgtcGATGTGAATGACACAGAGACGCAGCTGGACAAG TATTCTATAAACTGTGACTTTCGCTGTCGCTCTATGTCAGACTGA